Proteins encoded in a region of the Neodiprion virginianus isolate iyNeoVirg1 chromosome 2, iyNeoVirg1.1, whole genome shotgun sequence genome:
- the LOC124298811 gene encoding pre-mRNA-splicing factor 38B isoform X1: MQTQEAEGNDGSPWNNSSGCEEDRKGNPKEKKSNVLPLWGNERSMNLNPLILTNIQSSHYFKVNLYELKTYHEVIDEIYYKVMHLEPWEKGSRKTAGQTGMCGGVRGVGAGGIVSTAYCLLYKLFTLRLTRKQLNGLINHPDSPYIRALGFMYIRYTQPPADLFSWYDEYLEDAEEIDVKAGGGQVMKMGDILKQFLTKLEWFSTLFPRIPVPIQKDLEQKLGERFPQQTVNTRNAKPPITLNNHGKYNSNNSNRKDNRGGCTMVRNQQPRHIPDNEAQWGEAERASHWRARSNEERREDRKDRYRDKERERERERERPRERERDRERERHSRRSTSRERSFRKQKDQRSRSRDRHHRERSRDRHRHRDRRSSPYDYATELAREKERQRRD, translated from the exons ATGCAAACTCAAGAAGCAGAGGGGAATGATG GATCTCCATGGAACAATTCGAGTGGATGTGAAGAAGATCGAAAAGGAAACCCAAAAGAGAAAAAGTCCAACGTTTTGCCACTATGGGGCAACGAAAGATCTATGAACTTGAATCCTTTGATATTGACAAACATACAGTCGTCGCATTACTTCAAAGTAAACTTGTACGAGCTGAAAACCTATCATGAAGTTATCgacgaaatttattacaaagtAATGCATCTGGAACCATGGGAAAAAGGAAGTCGAAAGACAGCAGGCCAGACCGGCATGTGTGGAGGC GTTAGAGGCGTTGGAGCAGGAGGTATAGTATCGACGGCTTACTGTCTTCTGTACAAACTATTTACGCTACGATTAACGAGGAAACAATTGAACGGGCTCATCAATCATCCAGACTCCCCGTACATTCGTGCCCTTGGTTTCATGTATATCAG ATACACCCAACCACCAGCTGATCTGTTCAGTTGGTATGATGAATACCTGGAAGATGCCGAGgaaattgacgtcaaagcaGGAGGTGGTCAAGTGATGAAGATGGGTGAtatattgaaacagtttttaaCCAAGCTTGAATGGTTCTCAACGCTTTTCCCACGGATACCTGTGCCAATACAAAAAGACTTGGAACAAAAGCTAGGGGAAAGGTTTCCGCAACAAACTGTGAACACGCGTAACGCTAAGCCACCCATAACACTGAATAATCATGGAAAgtacaatagtaataatagtaataggAAAGACAACAGAGGTGGATGTACAATGGTACGAAATCAACAACCTAGACACATACCAGATAATGAGGCACAGTGGGGAGAGGCTGAAAGAGCGAGCCACTGGCGAGCCAG GTCTAATGAGGAACGCCGAGAAGACCGTAAAGATAGGTATCGAGATaaagaaagggagagagagcgGGAGCGGGAGCGAccgagagagcgagagagagatagGGAACGAGAAAGGCACAGTAGACGTTCTACCAGCAGGGAGCGATCTTTCAGAAAACAGAAGGACCAAAGGAGTCGCAGCAGGGATCGACATCACAGAGAAAGAAGTCGTGACCGTCACAGGCACAGGGATAG GCGGAGTTCACCTTATGATTACGCAACTGAGCTTGCTAGGGAGAAGGAAAGGCAACGAAGAGATTAA
- the LOC124298811 gene encoding pre-mRNA-splicing factor 38B isoform X2, which yields MQTQEAEGNDGSPWNNSSGCEEDRKGNPKEKKSNVLPLWGNERSMNLNPLILTNIQSSHYFKVNLYELKTYHEVIDEIYYKVMHLEPWEKGSRKTAGQTGMCGGVRGVGAGGIVSTAYCLLYKLFTLRLTRKQLNGLINHPDSPYIRALGFMYIRYTQPPADLFSWYDEYLEDAEEIDVKAGGGQVMKMGDILKQFLTKLEWFSTLFPRIPVPIQKDLEQKLGERFPQQTVNTRNAKPPITLNNHGKYNSNNSNRKDNRGGCTMVRNQQPRHIPDNEAQWGEAERASHWRARCVYVV from the exons ATGCAAACTCAAGAAGCAGAGGGGAATGATG GATCTCCATGGAACAATTCGAGTGGATGTGAAGAAGATCGAAAAGGAAACCCAAAAGAGAAAAAGTCCAACGTTTTGCCACTATGGGGCAACGAAAGATCTATGAACTTGAATCCTTTGATATTGACAAACATACAGTCGTCGCATTACTTCAAAGTAAACTTGTACGAGCTGAAAACCTATCATGAAGTTATCgacgaaatttattacaaagtAATGCATCTGGAACCATGGGAAAAAGGAAGTCGAAAGACAGCAGGCCAGACCGGCATGTGTGGAGGC GTTAGAGGCGTTGGAGCAGGAGGTATAGTATCGACGGCTTACTGTCTTCTGTACAAACTATTTACGCTACGATTAACGAGGAAACAATTGAACGGGCTCATCAATCATCCAGACTCCCCGTACATTCGTGCCCTTGGTTTCATGTATATCAG ATACACCCAACCACCAGCTGATCTGTTCAGTTGGTATGATGAATACCTGGAAGATGCCGAGgaaattgacgtcaaagcaGGAGGTGGTCAAGTGATGAAGATGGGTGAtatattgaaacagtttttaaCCAAGCTTGAATGGTTCTCAACGCTTTTCCCACGGATACCTGTGCCAATACAAAAAGACTTGGAACAAAAGCTAGGGGAAAGGTTTCCGCAACAAACTGTGAACACGCGTAACGCTAAGCCACCCATAACACTGAATAATCATGGAAAgtacaatagtaataatagtaataggAAAGACAACAGAGGTGGATGTACAATGGTACGAAATCAACAACCTAGACACATACCAGATAATGAGGCACAGTGGGGAGAGGCTGAAAGAGCGAGCCACTGGCGAGCCAGGTGCGTCTACGTG GTCTAA